From Megalobrama amblycephala isolate DHTTF-2021 linkage group LG8, ASM1881202v1, whole genome shotgun sequence, the proteins below share one genomic window:
- the ilrun gene encoding protein ILRUN, whose amino-acid sequence MLMEGMDIDLDPELMQKFSCMGTTDKDVLISEFQRLLGFQLNPAGCAFFLDMTNWNLQAAIGAYYDFESPNINTPSMSFVEDVTIGEGESVPPDTQFTKTWRIQNTGTESWPPGVCLKYVGGDQFGHVNMVMVRSLDPQEISDVSVQMRSPAVPGMYQGQWRMCTATGLFYGDVIWVILSVEEGGLLGVTQQLSSFETEFNTQPHRSVEGGFNPFASPQKNKQDTNEDNLKDPGGPWEAPLDSIQQDQNGLNHSSVNITPNGLQNNLSVVTYSQGINGPFPFGQS is encoded by the exons ATGCTCATGGAGGGCATGGACATAGACCTGGATCCGGAGCTCATGCAAAAATTCAGCTGCATGGGCACAACGGATAAAGATGTCCTCATCTCGGAGTTTCAGAGGCTGCTGGGTTTTCAGCTCAACCCGGCTGGCTGCGCCTTCTTCCTGGACATGACCAACTG GAACCTTCAAGCAGCTATTGGTGCATATTATGACTTTGAGAGTCCAAATATCAACACGCCGTCAATGTCTTTTGTGGAAGATGTGACGATTGGAGAGGGGGAATCTGTTCCTCCTGACACACAGTTCACAAAAACATGGAGGATACAGAACACAG GTACAGAGTCGTGGCCCCCAGGTGTGTGTCTGAAGTATGTTGGCGGGGATCAGTTTGGTCATGTGAACATGGTGATGGTGCGGTCTCTGGATCCGCAGGAGATCTCAGACGTGAGTGTGCAGATGCGCAGTCCAGCCGTTCCTGGCATGTATCAGGGTCAGTGGAGAATGTGCACAGCCACCGGACTATTCTACGGAG ATGTGATCTGGGTGATCTTGAGTGTGGAAGAGGGAGGCCTGCTGGGCGTCACACAGCAGTTATCCTCCTTTGAGACGGAGTTCAACACGCAGCCACACCGCAGTGTGGAGGGAGGCTTCAACCCTTTCGCCTCACCACAGAAGAACAAGCAGGACACCAATGAGGATAATCTAAAAGACCCCGGGGGCCCCTGGGAGGCCCCACTGGACTCCATTCAGCAAGATCAAAATGGACTCAATCACAGCTCTGTAAATATTACACCAAATGGTCTCCAAAACAACTTATCAGTAGTGACTTACAGCCAG GGCATTAATGGACCCTTCCCGTTTGGACAGTCTTAA